GGTGAAGCCGGTGATAGCCAGGTGAAGGTCGACAAGTGTTACCGCGATCTCGGCCACTACCTGCGCTTGATCAACTACTGCCTCATCGTTGGTGGTACCGGCCCTCTCGATGAGTGGGGCATTGCTGGAGCACGTGAGGTGTATCGCACCTTGGGTCTTCCCACCAATGCATACATTGAAGCTCTCACCTACACCCGTAACCGCGGTTGTGCACCTCGTGATATGAGCCCCCAGGCACTGAACGAGTTCAAGAGCTACCTTGATTACGCGATCAACGCTCTTTCTTGATCCGCTCAAGGTTCTAGCTGGAGGGGGGGGCACTTTGCTCCCCCCTTTTTTGTGTCCGTCAGATGGAAGACCTTGAATCACCCATCACAGACAAGCTTCAATTCCATTAGATTTTTCAAAGAAACTGTTTTTTGATGACAACGTTTGTTCTATCTCACAACTTACAAATTCAATCAGACCACGTGCCTGCATTGAATTTTGAGGAGCTTGCACAAGCACTTAAATCTCTTTCAGAAAATATTTCATCAACTGCAGTTCTCGATCATCCTCATTGGAAACTCTCAATATCATCTGATTTGTCGCCGCAAGAACTGGCTGCTGACCTAGTTCAGACTTGGTCTCAATACCGTCGACAACTTGGGCATGAGATGAACCACGTTGTCTTGGCACTCGGTGGAAGGAAGGATTCCCAAGCTTCTCCTGGAGCTCCACTCCAGGAGGGATATTGGGGTGTTGACTTAGTTGAAACAACCGATGAAGTTGCTTTTCTTCAGGTGATCAATTGGGATGGTCTTAAATCTGGGCGTCCAGAAGATTCCATTTTTCAGATTTCCTCAGCATCCCTATAAGCAGTCCTTAAGACTGCTTTCGGCGATTTTTGCGACGACCAGAGCTTTTTTTGGTCTCTTTACTTTCTTCTATCTTGTCTGAAGTTTTCTTGCTAGAAGAAGACTCTGACGTCGATGTCAATTTCTCAACTAGTTGCCGTACCTTTGAAGTCGATTCTTTCGTTTTAGGTGTTGCTATCAACGGACGATGTTCGGCTTTGCTCCACCCGACACATGTGATCGATGTTTTGCAACTTCTAAAAGCTTGCATCCATTGCGCCATGAATCGGGTATCAACACCAACTGTGTGTGGCGTTGAGGGCCTACAGCCGTCCATCACTCCTGTCGAAACCTGAATCAATCGTCCTGGGAACGGTCCCATAATTTTTTATAGTGGATAAAAAGAATTTTGCCCCTTGTATCGTCTGTTGGCAAGCTTGCTAATACTTTCTTATCTTGACGTGAAGCATTCAATCATCTACAGCATGTAGAATCATTGAGAAGTTGGTCATTTCTGATGCCCGGTGTTTTTGATAATATTCATGCTGGCCTTGATCAAAGCGAGGCCGTTAATATCTTGTCTAAAAAAGTTGATGATTTAGAGAGTGAAAGTGATTATTATATGGCCGTTTCCCACCTGATCAATTTTCCTGACCCAATAACAAGCCAAGCCTTATTAATTTTTCTCGATAGGCCGTCTACAGTTACACCTATAGGTCTTGCACAACGAAAAGCTGTAGAAGTTCTTGCGCGATTAGGGGTGACAGAGGCCAAACCTAAAATTGCGAATTTTTTAGATAGCTCTGATATTTATATGGTTGAGAATGCTGCTTGGGCTTTGGCTCGTCTGAATTGTCAAGACCCTGAAGTGCATCAACGCATGATTCATTTGGTGGATGACACTTGTCAAAATCAAAGAGTCTTAATTCAAAGTTTATCGAAGCTTTCTGTTAAATCAGCAATTTCAACGATTTCGGCTCTTACAGCTCATGAAAAGCCTTCGGTGCGCGGTGCTGCCATCGCTGCCATGATTCAGCTATCTGGAGATCATTCAGATCTGGCTGATCTTTCAGATCATTTGTACAGTCCCAATCAAATGGATCGACAGTCAGCTGTACAAGATGTGATCGACGCGAATGCTGTTGAGCTTTTATCTGATTTAGTCCAGGCACCAATTTCCCCTGCATTTCGGATGCGAGCTGTTCGAGCTTTATTTGATAACCCTGTAAAAAAACTCTCAAACGATCACGCAATAACAGCAGTTGATCAACTTTTTATTGATGATCCTCGATCGATAACTGTTCTTCATCATTACGCTGAATCTATGCCTACACAGCTTTTGGTAGAGGGCTTGTTTCACCCAGATTTCAGTCGTTGTTATCTTGCGATGCAGGCGCTCTTGAATTGTGATGCTGAAGAAACTTGGATTGCTGTTGACAATTGCTGGCGAGAAAAAGCCCATAATGACTACGGTGCGCACTATTTTTTGATGCGTTTGTTTGGACTGAAGGCAGGTTGGAGTGATGAAGCCCTTGTTCGAATATATAAAATCCTCTCGGATGCGATTATAGATAAGCGCCCACAATTTAGAAAATCACCACCAGCGGCTTTGTTATCATTCGCTAAATTATTTCCTGATCAATACGATTGTATTCTCGACAATTGTTTTTCTCTAGAAAATAAGCCTGGTTGGGATATGTGTTATGCAGGCCTCCTCTTAATCCAAGCTGATCAGACAGATCGTCTGCAAATTCGATATCAACGTCAGCTACAACAGCTTGTCGAATCTGATGTCGACAGTTTGCTGCGTCTGAAAGCACAGGCAGTTATTGGTTAGTTGAGAACCAAATTCCAATTTCTTATGACCCGAGACATCCAATGCTAATATGGAAAACTCAATGATTAGTCTATTAAGTGAGCGACGATTCGATTATTCCTTCAATTGAGGCATTATTTGAGGATCTAATGCATCCTAATCCTAGGATTCAGGAAGAAGCCTGTTTGATTCTCTCTGAGCACTATCAGAAAGAGGCGATGCCAAAATTATTAGAACTTTTCTGTCATCATGATCCCAAAGTATATAGAGCGGCTGTTAAAGGAATTGGTTTCTTTGGGAGTTCTGCATTCGATCCTTTGATCGAACTTTATGCAACAACTGAGAATCAAACTGCAAGGCGTTGTTGTCCGAAGGCATTCGTACAATTGTTCAAGAACTTTCCTGACCAGCCTTTTCCTGATTCAGTGATGGAGATGCTGGAACAAGGGATTGATGATACAGATATGGTGGTCGTACAAGGTGCTTTGATGTGTCTCGGTCAGATTGGTAAGCAACAATTTAAGTCTCAAGAGGCAATAAGACTTCTGGCAAGGTCTCTCAGCAGTGAAAATGTGGCTTTGATCTTTAGTGCATCTCAGGCTCTTGCCGATATCCCGAATCCTATGGCTGAAGATGCTTTACATAAACTTCAAGAAAACAATGATGATCCATTGATTCAGGAAGCAGCTCAGTCTGCATTGGCACGACTTCAGAACCTATTAAATTCTAGAAATTAATATCTTTTCCTTTATCCAGTTACTGTTTTTACTCCTTCATAATAGCCTCCAGCACGAAAATCGAAACGTTCTACTTTATCCTCTTTGGCACATGTTGTCTGTGAATAATGTAGGAGTGTGCTAAATCCTTCCGGCACCATTTTTGGGCATAATCTTCCCACATCATTAGCAAATGGGCAGAAATAGACACCTGCCCATCGATTCAGGAAACGACCCTTTATTTCATCCGAAAAGATAAATCCATGTTCATCTGCGAGCTTGAGGATTTCCTCGGGCTCAGCTTCCTGGAAAAGAGCTCTGAATGGCAAATCTTCTTCTAGAACTTCAAGAAAGCGTATGAATTCAGCACGCGACATAGAGAATCTAGTTGCTTATCCATATTTTACCAGCATGTATCCGCTTCTTATCAGGGTTGTTTTGCCTATGGAGAGTCTAGAGGGCTTTTCATGCTCCTTGGATGTCAGGCCCCGTCTGCTTTGTCAGGCTTCTGTGTAAAAAGTAAAGTATTAACCAAGCATGATTTTGAGATTGGCTTGTTTCTGCTTGGTGCCTATGCAATGGATGAAATTCTCATCGTGCTCTGATCACTTGCTTCGCTTTATTCTTCTTAAGCTAGATAGCCATTAATTATCAATCTTGCCGGTGCACGGGTCAATTCTTACCAATTTATCGTTATAGATAAATTCCGCTGTTAGAAATAAATATCCGCGTTTTGCATGGTGCCTAACTCGCAGAGATTTGATACTTTATTTTCGTGGATGGATGAACACCAGGCCATTGATTTGCTTTCACAAAATATTAGTACTCTCGATAATCCTGGCATTAAGTATATTGCAGCGACAAGGCTGGGAGCTTGTTCTTCGCGAGACTCTCTTGACGCGTTAGTTTTAGCTGCCACTGGGGACAGAGAAAATATTTTTGACTCTATTACACGCCGCAAATCTATTGAAGCACTAGGACGTCGACGTGATCTCACTACATTACCTACCATTTATGACGCTATGTCTAGTAGCGATGAGCAGACAATTGTTAATGCGGTTGATACGTTGATTAATTTTGGCGTTCCACTTGATTCTCAGTTTAAATCATCTCTTTTAAAGATCATTCAAGATGGCTCTGATGTACTGAAGCGTGTTGCAATTCAGTGCTTTAGTCGTTTGGAGATGCATGATAGTAATGGGATAATCTCTAAGCAACAGAGCAATCCAAATATATTGGTTAATGGCGCATCTATCGCTTATTCAATAAGAGTTGAAGGTGATAAGAGCAAGTTGCAGATTCTTGCAGATCACCTCGAAAATACCAATGTTATTTATCGGAGATCGTCGGTTATTGATATTGGTGATGCTGGTGAGCCGTCTCTTTTGTCGAATATTGCAAAAGTAGCCGTTTCAATGCCCTTAAGAGCTAAAAGTGCGTTCAAGATAACTCCGAAGATTAAAACTGAATCCCAAAGAAGCCTGATCAATCAAATGTTGCAGGATGATTCTCGTCATCTAAGTTTCACGCAAAGTGTTGATGTACCTGTTGATTTAAAAGAAGTCTGCGACTTACTAAGGCATAGAGACGAAGAACGCCAGTATTCGGGTGCAAAAACCTTGTTTACTTGGCCGGTTGCTGGTCTAACGGAGGCAATCAACTCTATTTGGGAGAATCATGGCTCCGACTATGGCGTTCACTATCAAGTCAACTGTTTGATCTCTCAACTTGGATTAACAGAATTATCTTTCATTACCAAGGAATCATTATCAGAGCCAGCTCCACAGTATGCAAAATCAAAAATTGCAGCCACTTGGGGATGTTTAAACTTAGGTTTATCCGAATGTCGTAGTGAGATTGAAAATCTATTTATGATGTCTAGTTGGGAACCTCTTCGATGGACATGTGCAGAGGTTTTACGCAAGTTGTAGAGGGTTGATCCTTTATTGTTTTGATTAGTTGTTTAGAAAGGTAACTTGTACCGCCTCGACTTTTCTATGGTTTGACTTGGAAGTTCGCCAAAGGCAGTGTAGTAACGTCGCGCATATCTTCCTTGATGTTTAAACCCATATTTAATCGCAATATCGCGAATTGAGTATAGTTTTAATTTCTGACGAGCTTCCTTGTTGAGCATCATTCTCCTCGACTCTTCCAGCCTAATATGTGTCATCAGCTCAATAATTCCCATGCCAAAGAATTCCTGACAGACGCGATATAATGATGCCTGGCTCGTGTTGATATGTTTGCACACTTCAAGCAACGATAGAGGAGATTCCATAGACTTTTGGCTATGGGCAAGGTTGATGATTTCTCTTAATTGGCCTATGTTCTTTTCTCCGTGACTATTTTGTTCACTCATTGGTTCTTCGAGGCATGCTATTACTAGGTCAAAGTATTTTTCTGGTGTCTGAATTCCTGACGATACCTCTTTTTTCGCTAATCTTTTGAGTTGGACTAGGGCATTATTATTGGAATAAACTCCCTGATCACTCGTGAGTCTTTCGAGTCCATCGTATGCTTTGCAGTTTTGAAGCAATTCAAGGAGTATTTTTTTATCAATCATGCAACCAGTACTAGAGCATTCACTGGAATATTTTCCCCATGCATTCCCTGGTATTGAGTTAATGGTTCCAAATCCAGCTAGACTATTTTTCGCCATTTTAAATCCATCACAATATCCAAAGGCATCTTGAATGTCTATTTTTGGAGTAATCCAATTGAAGTCGATGGTAACACCATTGCCCCATCCCTCGTACAGCAAGGTTTTGTTGGCAGATATTTCTGCAAGTGATACTTTATTGGCAGTTGCGGCTTGCATCGTATAGATACCATTGCCACCATCTAGCTGCGTTATTTTTGTCAGTTGACCAAGTTTTGCCAGCTCTTCAGAAATCTCTAGTGGATCACGAAATTCAAAAGTTGTTTTCATCTTTTATTCTCCCTTCCAAGAACTGAATGAATATATATTCCTGTTTGATCGATCTATTGTTTGACTGGGAGTTTCTCCATAATACAAAGAGTAGGAGTGCTCAAATTTTTTCCAGTTTTTGAAACCATAGTAAAGTGCTGTTCTTTTCTTTGTAAATTCTTTGAGTCCGGTTGAGGAATGGGGAGTTAAAAATGCCTTGCGGGTTTGCTCCAAACGTATTCTTCTGACAAGCTCAATTACATCCATGTTGAAAATTCTTCGACATGTTGTATTTAGAGAGTCTCTATTTGAATTGAGGTATTCGGTGATTTCTTCGAGTGTGATTGGCGGCATTCCTGCACGATCTTCGTGAATCAGTTTGACCATGTCTTCTATGAGGTCTGTTGACTCACACCGATGTGCATCAAATGTTGATTCATTATCTTCGTTGTCAAGAAATATGATTGCTAGATCGTAAAAGGAATTCGGTTTCTTTGATGGCTGGCCGTTGAAATGATCATGGAATAATTTTTTGAGTTGAGTGCTGGCATGATCATCCGAGTCAATTCCAATGCATTCTTCGAGCCTTGCATAGGCATTAAAAGCATTCAATTTATTTATTCTTTCCTGTAATTTATTCCATTTTAAACTCATGCAGCAAAGCTCTTCATTCGCTCCCACAATGTCCCAGATATTTCCTCCTGTTTTGTTGATCCGATTGAATCCAGCAATACTATTTCTCGTCAACTGGTGGCCGCTTATTGTTGTAAGTACCTCTTTATTAGTTGTCGCTAAACTATCTAGCCAGCAGAATGATACTGATTTTGTATTGGCTTCTTCCTCATAGAGCAGTGTTTGGTTGGATTTGAAAATTTCAAGATGGACATCTTGAATTGGTGAGCAAGTGGTCTGCGTTTCTAGAATTCCAGTGCTTAACTGAGTTACATTGCAGCCGAAGTTGGAGGTTGAATGATATTCTTCAAAATGTGCCTTGCAAAACTCTTCCATTTCGAGCGTATCGCAAAAAACATAATTTCGCGATCGTTTTCTTCGCAAGACCTTTCAGCTTATTTCATCTACTCTATGGTTTTGGGGCTCATGCGTACGAAGCTTGAAGTTTTTCTTGAAGATTAAATTTTCACTTGCTGCTATCCGCTTCTTATCAGATTTGCTTGAATTCCTTTTGTTTATGTTACGTGGAGTAGAAGTTGGGCTGCTTAGGGCATCCTTTTGATGCTTTGGCACTCTTATTCGTATTTGCTCCTGTGTTCTTGTAAATCTCTACTTAGTATGTTGATTGCAACATTGAATACTGCTTGTACTGACTTATCTGTTTCTGCTGACTTTGCCCTTTCTATGCTTTCGACTGAATTATATGCTTCTAATTTCATCAGTGCCATCGCAGTGTTCTTGCGCACCTGATTGTCTTCGTCAATCAGCTTTTTGCACAGCATATGTTCAACATCTTCTGCATCGCATGATTTTCCAATCAGTGTAACTGCTTCTGCTCTCACCTCCGAGGAGATGTCGTCTAGTGCTTTGAATACTCTGATTTGTGCCCGAGGATCATCACTCTTTTGTATTTGATCTCCTAAAGCTGAAATTGCAGCAACTCGAACTTCAGCAACGTCTGAATCTGCAGCCTCTAGCAATGTCTCGGGTGCTTTGGCACCGATAAAACTTAGCGCTAGGTTGATTAAGCCAACCTGAAATGGTGTGCAGTCTGGATTTTTCAGGATTCCTAGTAAGGAATCCATGGCGTCGGGGCCAATTGTTGCCATTGCTCCAGCAGAAGATCCGAGTACAACTGGATCACTGTCTTCTAAAAAGGCTTCAAGCAGATAAGGTAATGCTTCCTTGTTGCCAATTAAATTGAGCGTTTTTGCTGATGCTCTCCTGACGATGACATTCTGGTGACTTCGAAGTGCTTTACAGAGAATGGGTAGAGCTTTGTCTCCTACTGCTCCAAGACTTTTTGCAAAGGTGAGTCGCAGAACTCCTCTCGCATCTCCGAGACCGGCGACCATTCGCTCGAGTGACTCTGCATCTGATTGAGGGATTTCACCTTCACCTAACTGTGCGTTGAGCTCATCAGCAAGCTGCTGTGCTTCTTCTTCCGTGAGTTGGCTTTCGCTGATTGATGAGATATCGGTGAAATCCTGGAGCACGGGGGATGTCCAACTTCGTTGAGTCGCAATCTAAGCGACTCTGATCAGGCACCTACCGGTTTGTGGGGCTTTGCAGTGTCGCCGCCGGACACAAAAATGCCCCCTTCCTGGAAAGGGGGCAGAAGTGATGGCATTTCGGTGCCTAATTCATCTTCATCAATATGGCAATGGCTTAACGCCGAAGGGACGGAAGGGAGCAGCGCCGGTTCTCCTGGGAGGCTGATGTCCGCCGTACTTTTGTTGGGGCAGCGTTGGTGCGCCCTTAAAGATCGGCTTCATCATGCTGATCGCTGCCGCAGCCAGTTGCGTCGTGGTGCGACTCCGACGTCCTTGTGCGTTGTCACTAACGGCAACCTTTGTGCCGGCAAGCTCGCGCATCATGTTGAAGGAGCTGGTCATCATTCCTGCGTAGGAATCGCCTGCTCGCATGTAAGGAACGATGTCTGATCCAAACACTTCGGCATATTCTGCGCAATCTGTGAGGCTGTCGATCAGAGCATCAAATCCCTCTTCTGCTTGAAGTTTGATGCTGTTTTGAACTTCCTCTTGAGTGAGGGGTGCCCGTCCTAGCAGGTGTTTGAAGTTCAGTTCAATCCCACGTTGGGGGGCGACATTATGGAAATAATTTTCCTTGTAGAAAGGAGATTTTGCCAGGCCGTTAACAAAGTCGCGGACTGTAATTTCTCCGTTCATCAAGCGCACCTCAAGGGACGTGCAGCGCTCGTTTTCCGTTGGAGGCAGATTTCCATACACCTGCCTGTATGCAGCAACGATTGTGCGCTCTAGAGCTTCACTGCTGCTTGGGTGATACTCGTCGAATGTCACTGCAAAAGGACATTCACTGTGAAGCCTTGGGCCAATGCCAAGGCCCATCTGGGAACAGGTGTTGCGCTTGAATTCAGCGATGGCACCAGCAACAGTCCGATGAACTGTGTTTTTTCCAGCCTTGCTGGGCATGGAGTAAGACGCTGGTTTGGTGCGGCTTGCTGCAGCCATACCTGCTGGACTAGTTTGTGTGCTTAGCATGAGGGAAAATAGTGAATAGATTAAGAACAGTGACCTTTTCCAACGTGCTTAGAAGCTCACGAATTTGTCGTTACTTGCAAGCGAGCTGGAAACTTAAATTCAGTGATGTTTCATCAAGGATTGAATGAAGACCTTTCACTTGAGGTCACCTTGAGTAATCATTGCGTCGATGAATGTTCTCACTACTGCCTGATTGGCTATTAGTATCTTGGCTTTTGTGGCCTTTTTGTGTTATTTACTGAGTATATCTGACTTGTGAATGTCAGATTTTTGATCTTGAAAATAAAAAGGGGTGGGCTTTTGGCCCACCCCTCAGTCAGATCAAAAAATCACTCAGCTTGAACTGATGATCAGCCCAGGGAGTTGATCACGTAGTCGAGCAGCTGGTTGTAAGCGGTCAGAGCCTGAGCGCTCATGTCGCGAGGGGCGCAACCACGGGAACGGATGTGGGAGAAACCAGCCACGTAGGTACCAGCATCGATGCTGAGAGCCTTGTAGACCTCTTTCTGACCATTGATGGCCAGCTCATCCAGAGGGCCGGTGCCGCCGGTGACCAGGCAGTAGTTGATCAGACGCAGGTAGTGAACGAAGTCACGCTTGCACTTCTCTTTGCCTTCGGTGGCGCACTTACGGGGCTGACGGCCGGTGGCACCGTTGGGGTACTGGCTGTAAACAGCGTCGACAGCTTCCTGAGCGACCTGGTCGTAGTTGCTGGCGAGTTTCTCAGCAGCTTCCAGACGAGCAGAAGCACGCTGGATGGAGCCCTGGACGGACTCCATGTCGGAGGCGGTGGGGAAGCGGGAAGCGCTGTCGGCTGCGCCGACGACGGTGGTGATGACGGACTTCATGATTAAGAAGAAGGGTGTTCAGGTGTGCAGAAAATCAATCTCTGGCTCAGCTGATGGCGCTGATCACCATGTCGAAGTAGCTAGCAGCTTCACCAGACAGGCTGGCGCAGTCACCAGAAGTCAGAGCCATCTTCTTGGGCTGGCTGTTGGTGTTGGTGATCAGAGCACTGGCGGCTGCCTTCATGATGGCAACAGCGCGAGCAGCGGATCCGGTAGGAACGCCCAGAGCTGCATAGGTCTCGCGGAGACCGTTCAGGCAGCGGTCCTGCAGCACAGAAGCGTCACCGGCGAGCAGTGCGTAGGAGACGTAGCGGAGCACGATCTCGCCATCGCGCAGGCAAGCAGCCATCTTGCGGTTGGTGTAAACACCACCGTTAGGGGCTGTCAGGCCGGTGTTCTCGCAGCAGATGCCGGCGACGGCGTCTGACACGATGCAGCTGGCGTTGGAAGTGATGGCGTTCACAGCGTCAAGGCGCTTGTTGCCATCAGCAATGAAGGACTTCAGAGAGGCAAGTTCGCCGCCACCAATGAAGGAGCCGCTGGAATCGGCCGAGACAGCAGCCCGGGAGAATGCGTCGAGCATGGGGTTGTGGAATACGTTGTTTGGGGAGATGCATTCCGCATCACGAATGAACATACCCCTGCTTTCCAGACCGACTTCCTGAACACCGTCGTCAGGACACACAAGTTGACAAAGGAAAAATTAGTGAAGTTTTTCCGCCAACCATCCCTTTGACTATTCATCTCTTTGTGCCCCGCTTTATGACATCTGTTTAAGGACTTGTTGGCAGCTCCATTTCAGTGGTAGCCAGAAGGCATTGGCCGAAAGCTCCTCCAGCAGAGGCTTCTGGTCCACAAGGCCCAAGCGGAGGCATCCCCAGGCCGCCGCAATTCGGGATTTTGTGTATTGAGGAATCGTTTCAGCCAAGGCAAGCCTGATGAGTTCGCTTCGCTCTCCCAAACCCTGAAGGCTTACAACGGCTGTTAGGTAATAGTGCGTTACATAATCGCTCCATAGTTTTTCTTTGATGTCGTCAATCAAGATCAGTCTTTCTGGCAAGGCCATGGCCATCAAGCTTGAGGCTCCTCCGTACTGACGTGCTTCATCGCGATGCTGGAGGTTGTTTTCGATCTCCGTCGGTTCGACGGCGCAAATCCACTCTTGCCTAAGTTTCAGTTGTTGGGGGTTGTCTTGTAGGAGTTGTGTGATCAACTCGGTATACCTATCGGGAATTTGACATTTCTTGTCTGGGTCGACCAACTGAAATGCACTCCTAGCGCGCAACGACATCGAGACAGGTGCGGTTACGAGAGCCTCTAGTCTTGATACATCGCCAGCATCACCGAGATCGATAACGGCAGAACGCCTTCTCCCTGCGATTGGATCGACCAATTGAGGAATGAGTACATCCAGCCCTTTGGATTGCACGGTAACTTTTGATAAGTATGCTCTTGCTGCACCAGCCACCAGTGGATTGCAGTCTTCAGCAAGTGGTCTGATGCTGTCGATGACTCCGGAGACTCCCAATCGACAGAAGGCCTGAATGACAGCTCTTTTCTGAATATCTTCTCCTTCGAGTGCACCCAGTAATTTTTCTTGGTCTGTTTCAGTTAGTGGGGCTCCTATTTTTGTAATCGCCTCTACTGAATTGATGACTGCTGCTTCGTCACTACAGGTCAATGTGCGAAAAAGAGAGGGCAGAGCTTTTGTGCTTTTTCTTCTACCAAGGGCGTCGATTGCCTTGCGTCGAGTGATGCGATTATAGAGATGTTCCGGATCTAACTCTGAAGCTTTAATCAGCACTTCGAGGGATTCTTCAGTGCTGCTCGCGCCGAGTCTTGTCGCGGCCATGTATTTATCAACCGGCCTCTCAAGTGTGTCTGGATCAGCCAAGATGACAGCCATAGCCTGCTCCTCTGTCAAGCCTTCAACCAAGTTGTCGAATCTCTCGGCCATGTCTCAGGGGTCGTTAAAGAAAAACCTGGATTTCGTTGCCAGCTGCTAGTGGAGCTCCAAATTGAGCTTGATCATGTCTGAGCCTGCAGCGGCTTAGGAGTTCCATTGTCCTTTTGACAATAGCATCGATATATCCCGCTTAGAGGTAATTGATTCATGATTAATGTATATCGCCGTTCTTCTGGTTTCAGCTTTAACGCATCCTTCCCTTCTGTTATTGTAGTGAAGAGAAGTTTGACACCATGCCTGTTTCGCCTGAGCTTGAGCAAGCACTTCCAAGGTTCGTGCAAGCTGTTCAGAGTTCAATAGAGGTTCAAAATCAACTTAATTTGGTTGTTGATTTGGCTCAATTGACAGACATTGTTAAACAGGTAGAGCCTGCGCTCACTGGCTCAGCACTGATTCCTTATGAGCAGGCAACAAG
The Synechococcus sp. PROS-U-1 DNA segment above includes these coding regions:
- the cpeA gene encoding class 1 C-phycoerythrin subunit alpha is translated as MKSVVTTVVTAADAAGRFPSQNDLEAVQGNIQRAAARLEAAEKLAAGLDNVTREAGDACFNKYAYLRQPGEAGDSQVKVDKCYRDLGHYLRLINYCLIVGGTGPLDEWGIAGAREVYRTLGLPTNAYIEALTYTRNRGCAPRDMSPQALNEFKSYLDYAINALS
- a CDS encoding DUF2656 family protein, translating into MTTFVLSHNLQIQSDHVPALNFEELAQALKSLSENISSTAVLDHPHWKLSISSDLSPQELAADLVQTWSQYRRQLGHEMNHVVLALGGRKDSQASPGAPLQEGYWGVDLVETTDEVAFLQVINWDGLKSGRPEDSIFQISSASL
- a CDS encoding HEAT repeat domain-containing protein → MPGVFDNIHAGLDQSEAVNILSKKVDDLESESDYYMAVSHLINFPDPITSQALLIFLDRPSTVTPIGLAQRKAVEVLARLGVTEAKPKIANFLDSSDIYMVENAAWALARLNCQDPEVHQRMIHLVDDTCQNQRVLIQSLSKLSVKSAISTISALTAHEKPSVRGAAIAAMIQLSGDHSDLADLSDHLYSPNQMDRQSAVQDVIDANAVELLSDLVQAPISPAFRMRAVRALFDNPVKKLSNDHAITAVDQLFIDDPRSITVLHHYAESMPTQLLVEGLFHPDFSRCYLAMQALLNCDAEETWIAVDNCWREKAHNDYGAHYFLMRLFGLKAGWSDEALVRIYKILSDAIIDKRPQFRKSPPAALLSFAKLFPDQYDCILDNCFSLENKPGWDMCYAGLLLIQADQTDRLQIRYQRQLQQLVESDVDSLLRLKAQAVIG
- a CDS encoding HEAT repeat domain-containing protein — encoded protein: MSDDSIIPSIEALFEDLMHPNPRIQEEACLILSEHYQKEAMPKLLELFCHHDPKVYRAAVKGIGFFGSSAFDPLIELYATTENQTARRCCPKAFVQLFKNFPDQPFPDSVMEMLEQGIDDTDMVVVQGALMCLGQIGKQQFKSQEAIRLLARSLSSENVALIFSASQALADIPNPMAEDALHKLQENNDDPLIQEAAQSALARLQNLLNSRN
- a CDS encoding Nif11-like leader peptide family natural product precursor encodes the protein MSRAEFIRFLEVLEEDLPFRALFQEAEPEEILKLADEHGFIFSDEIKGRFLNRWAGVYFCPFANDVGRLCPKMVPEGFSTLLHYSQTTCAKEDKVERFDFRAGGYYEGVKTVTG
- a CDS encoding HEAT repeat domain-containing protein — protein: MVPNSQRFDTLFSWMDEHQAIDLLSQNISTLDNPGIKYIAATRLGACSSRDSLDALVLAATGDRENIFDSITRRKSIEALGRRRDLTTLPTIYDAMSSSDEQTIVNAVDTLINFGVPLDSQFKSSLLKIIQDGSDVLKRVAIQCFSRLEMHDSNGIISKQQSNPNILVNGASIAYSIRVEGDKSKLQILADHLENTNVIYRRSSVIDIGDAGEPSLLSNIAKVAVSMPLRAKSAFKITPKIKTESQRSLINQMLQDDSRHLSFTQSVDVPVDLKEVCDLLRHRDEERQYSGAKTLFTWPVAGLTEAINSIWENHGSDYGVHYQVNCLISQLGLTELSFITKESLSEPAPQYAKSKIAATWGCLNLGLSECRSEIENLFMMSSWEPLRWTCAEVLRKL
- a CDS encoding helix-turn-helix transcriptional regulator encodes the protein MKTTFEFRDPLEISEELAKLGQLTKITQLDGGNGIYTMQAATANKVSLAEISANKTLLYEGWGNGVTIDFNWITPKIDIQDAFGYCDGFKMAKNSLAGFGTINSIPGNAWGKYSSECSSTGCMIDKKILLELLQNCKAYDGLERLTSDQGVYSNNNALVQLKRLAKKEVSSGIQTPEKYFDLVIACLEEPMSEQNSHGEKNIGQLREIINLAHSQKSMESPLSLLEVCKHINTSQASLYRVCQEFFGMGIIELMTHIRLEESRRMMLNKEARQKLKLYSIRDIAIKYGFKHQGRYARRYYTAFGELPSQTIEKSRRYKLPF
- a CDS encoding helix-turn-helix domain-containing protein, whose amino-acid sequence is MEEFCKAHFEEYHSTSNFGCNVTQLSTGILETQTTCSPIQDVHLEIFKSNQTLLYEEEANTKSVSFCWLDSLATTNKEVLTTISGHQLTRNSIAGFNRINKTGGNIWDIVGANEELCCMSLKWNKLQERINKLNAFNAYARLEECIGIDSDDHASTQLKKLFHDHFNGQPSKKPNSFYDLAIIFLDNEDNESTFDAHRCESTDLIEDMVKLIHEDRAGMPPITLEEITEYLNSNRDSLNTTCRRIFNMDVIELVRRIRLEQTRKAFLTPHSSTGLKEFTKKRTALYYGFKNWKKFEHSYSLYYGETPSQTIDRSNRNIYSFSSWKGE
- a CDS encoding HEAT repeat domain-containing protein — encoded protein: MLQDFTDISSISESQLTEEEAQQLADELNAQLGEGEIPQSDAESLERMVAGLGDARGVLRLTFAKSLGAVGDKALPILCKALRSHQNVIVRRASAKTLNLIGNKEALPYLLEAFLEDSDPVVLGSSAGAMATIGPDAMDSLLGILKNPDCTPFQVGLINLALSFIGAKAPETLLEAADSDVAEVRVAAISALGDQIQKSDDPRAQIRVFKALDDISSEVRAEAVTLIGKSCDAEDVEHMLCKKLIDEDNQVRKNTAMALMKLEAYNSVESIERAKSAETDKSVQAVFNVAINILSRDLQEHRSKYE
- a CDS encoding phycobilisome rod-core linker polypeptide; this encodes MLSTQTSPAGMAAASRTKPASYSMPSKAGKNTVHRTVAGAIAEFKRNTCSQMGLGIGPRLHSECPFAVTFDEYHPSSSEALERTIVAAYRQVYGNLPPTENERCTSLEVRLMNGEITVRDFVNGLAKSPFYKENYFHNVAPQRGIELNFKHLLGRAPLTQEEVQNSIKLQAEEGFDALIDSLTDCAEYAEVFGSDIVPYMRAGDSYAGMMTSSFNMMRELAGTKVAVSDNAQGRRSRTTTQLAAAAISMMKPIFKGAPTLPQQKYGGHQPPRRTGAAPFRPFGVKPLPY